One genomic segment of Paenibacillus durus includes these proteins:
- a CDS encoding sensor histidine kinase, which translates to MNGKFIATIRWKFILAFVLSSVTAAALLTACYQLVNSMVYMNSGPPNAPYRRILRWIINHIGSVPLLTTVGIASFLLFFFIYTRKIVLYLEEITQGIQQMTRVGMAHRIEVRTGDELGVLAENINEMAKRLQHSLEEERRAENAKNDLITGVSHDLRTPLTSILGFLEYIERDRCREEAEMRYYVSIAYQKTLVLQKLIDDLFEYTRVNGGGLTLALQKLDLKAFMRQLAEESVPALEQAGMTYQIVDDAAELWIMASPHELVRAYENLITNAIRYGKEGKKVEIGLSREGDEAVVRIRNFGERIAESDLPHIFERFYRAERSRSQHTGGSGLGLAIAQGIIERHNGVISAESDMSRTDFITRFPLCEEGTPEPILRKS; encoded by the coding sequence ATGAACGGCAAATTTATCGCGACGATCCGCTGGAAGTTTATCCTGGCTTTTGTGCTTAGCAGTGTGACTGCGGCGGCGCTGCTGACAGCCTGCTACCAGTTGGTGAACTCAATGGTTTATATGAACTCGGGCCCTCCGAATGCTCCATACCGCCGGATTCTCCGGTGGATCATTAACCACATTGGCTCCGTACCTTTACTGACGACGGTGGGAATCGCCAGCTTTTTGCTCTTCTTTTTTATTTATACACGTAAAATCGTCTTGTACCTGGAGGAAATTACACAGGGCATTCAACAAATGACCAGAGTAGGGATGGCGCATAGAATCGAGGTCCGTACAGGAGACGAACTGGGGGTGCTGGCTGAAAATATCAACGAAATGGCCAAGCGTCTGCAGCACTCTCTGGAGGAGGAACGAAGGGCGGAAAATGCGAAAAACGACCTGATTACGGGTGTTTCTCATGATCTTCGGACTCCACTCACCTCTATCCTCGGATTTCTGGAATACATTGAGCGCGATCGCTGCCGGGAAGAAGCCGAGATGCGTTACTATGTGAGCATTGCCTATCAGAAAACATTGGTGCTGCAAAAGCTGATTGACGACTTGTTCGAATATACCCGTGTGAACGGCGGAGGACTGACGCTGGCGCTGCAAAAGCTTGATTTGAAGGCGTTCATGCGTCAACTGGCGGAAGAATCAGTCCCCGCGCTGGAGCAGGCAGGCATGACTTATCAAATAGTGGATGACGCCGCTGAGCTGTGGATCATGGCGTCCCCCCATGAATTGGTCCGGGCCTATGAGAACTTAATTACCAATGCGATCCGTTACGGAAAAGAAGGTAAGAAAGTGGAGATTGGACTCAGCCGTGAGGGCGATGAAGCGGTGGTGCGAATCCGTAATTTCGGCGAGCGGATCGCGGAAAGCGATTTGCCGCATATTTTCGAACGCTTTTACCGGGCGGAGCGCTCCCGTTCGCAGCATACCGGCGGGTCGGGGCTGGGTCTCGCCATCGCCCAAGGGATTATTGAGCGTCACAACGGCGTCATTTCCGCAGAAAGCGATATGAGCCGGACTGATTTTATTACCCGATTCCCCTTATGTGAGGAAGGGACGCCTGAACCAATATTAAGAAAATCTTAA
- a CDS encoding response regulator transcription factor: MKQETILLVDDEKEIVELLEIYFNNEGYRLLKAYNGLEAMKWLEQEEVDLIILDVMMPHMDGIAACLKIREARKMPIIMLSAKNTDMDKITGLSLGADDYVGKPFNPLEIVARAKSQLRRYHKWNKDFSSRKSDHELQFEDLLIDTAKHEVSVDGRRVKLTPREFAILELLARHQGQVLSMEQIYRSLWNEPFLDGGNTVMVHIRNIREKIELNPKRPRYIQTVWGVGYKLDGPS; the protein is encoded by the coding sequence GTGAAGCAGGAAACGATATTGCTGGTAGATGACGAGAAAGAAATTGTTGAGCTGCTTGAAATTTATTTTAACAATGAGGGTTATCGGCTGCTAAAAGCTTACAACGGCCTGGAGGCCATGAAATGGCTGGAGCAAGAGGAGGTGGATCTGATCATTCTGGATGTCATGATGCCCCATATGGACGGGATTGCCGCATGCCTGAAAATTCGCGAGGCTCGGAAAATGCCGATTATTATGCTGTCCGCTAAAAATACCGACATGGACAAAATTACAGGTCTCAGCCTTGGCGCGGACGATTATGTCGGCAAGCCGTTCAATCCGCTGGAGATCGTGGCCCGGGCCAAATCCCAGCTTCGCCGCTATCATAAATGGAACAAGGATTTCTCCTCCCGCAAAAGCGATCATGAGCTTCAGTTCGAGGATTTGCTTATCGATACCGCGAAGCATGAGGTCAGCGTGGATGGCCGAAGGGTTAAGCTGACACCCCGGGAGTTCGCTATTCTGGAGCTGCTGGCCCGTCATCAGGGTCAAGTGCTGAGCATGGAGCAGATTTATCGCAGCCTGTGGAACGAGCCTTTTCTTGACGGAGGGAATACGGTAATGGTACATATTCGCAATATCCGGGAAAAAATCGAGCTTAATCCGAAGCGCCCGCGTTATATTCAAACAGTCTGGGGAGTCGGCTATAAGCTGGATGGCCCATCCTAG
- a CDS encoding molybdopterin-dependent oxidoreductase, translating to MLKQSLARIRKGYGKKLISIHAWNAWLVLFLAVSGLMLLGAFWREWLGEGRVWLKWGHILAGLVLLLPVVYYLLLAAKHWKRLKGKPAQKANVITVLTLLFGWIVSGIVLWQYKAFGPRAANAALLAHDLFTWIGLPIIIYHSITRTRWLKEPDKRSIRPEQETKVAAVSNRTEKWLTQPQPIYTRRGFLKAAIGAGLAVTLGPTFVRWMGQWLQLPSAGESAAANANRLLPDPVPLPQSSPPIGGGAEGHFRIYTVTDIPSFDNSNWSFKVDGLVDNKLNWNWEQFVKLQREVQVSDFHCITGWSVYKNTWEGIPLAKLMDMAGVQNTATSVKFYSGDGVYTDSLTLEQARMDDVLVAVMHDGRPITNELGGPVRLIVPQMYAYKSVKWLNRIELIEGEHIGYWEQRGYDVDAWLPGKVKI from the coding sequence ATGCTAAAACAATCGCTGGCGCGCATTCGGAAAGGCTATGGGAAAAAGCTGATCTCCATTCACGCATGGAACGCCTGGCTTGTGCTGTTCTTGGCTGTAAGCGGTTTGATGCTGCTGGGCGCTTTTTGGCGGGAATGGCTGGGGGAAGGCAGAGTCTGGCTAAAATGGGGGCATATCCTGGCCGGGCTGGTCCTGCTTCTTCCGGTTGTCTATTATCTGCTGCTGGCGGCCAAGCATTGGAAGCGTCTGAAGGGGAAGCCGGCGCAAAAAGCCAACGTCATCACAGTGCTCACGCTGCTGTTCGGCTGGATTGTATCGGGGATTGTGCTTTGGCAGTATAAAGCCTTCGGTCCTCGGGCGGCCAATGCCGCGCTGCTGGCGCATGATCTCTTCACCTGGATTGGACTGCCGATTATTATTTACCATTCGATTACCCGCACCCGCTGGCTTAAAGAACCGGATAAGCGGTCGATTCGGCCGGAACAAGAAACCAAAGTCGCAGCAGTTTCCAATAGAACGGAAAAATGGCTCACGCAGCCCCAGCCCATCTATACGCGGCGCGGATTTCTCAAAGCCGCCATCGGCGCAGGGCTGGCGGTCACGCTTGGACCTACTTTTGTCCGCTGGATGGGCCAGTGGCTGCAGCTGCCTTCAGCGGGAGAGTCTGCGGCGGCTAATGCCAACCGTCTTCTGCCCGACCCCGTTCCGCTGCCGCAGTCTTCCCCGCCGATCGGCGGAGGCGCTGAAGGACATTTCCGCATTTATACGGTGACGGACATCCCCTCTTTCGACAATTCCAACTGGTCTTTTAAGGTCGACGGTCTGGTGGACAACAAGCTGAACTGGAACTGGGAGCAGTTCGTCAAGCTCCAGCGGGAGGTACAGGTGAGCGATTTTCACTGCATCACAGGCTGGTCGGTCTATAAAAATACATGGGAGGGCATCCCGCTTGCAAAGCTTATGGACATGGCCGGGGTGCAGAATACCGCCACAAGCGTCAAATTTTATTCCGGGGACGGCGTTTACACCGATTCGCTCACTCTGGAGCAAGCGCGGATGGACGATGTGCTGGTCGCCGTTATGCATGACGGCAGGCCGATTACAAATGAACTCGGCGGTCCCGTACGGCTTATCGTTCCGCAAATGTATGCCTATAAATCGGTGAAATGGCTCAACCGCATTGAGCTGATCGAAGGCGAGCATATCGGCTACTGGGAGCAGCGGGGGTACGATGTTGACGCCTGGCTGCCGGGGAAAGTAAAAATATAA